Proteins encoded within one genomic window of Haematobia irritans isolate KBUSLIRL chromosome 5, ASM5000362v1, whole genome shotgun sequence:
- the LOC142238686 gene encoding CDK5RAP3 protein homolog isoform X1, whose product MNEADIPIDIHTLKLQDWLVSRRIVPKNIQANLKEIRSKITTALMDMPSHEKLIELLKGTNINYYHCKEIIDILKQTEKDTKGLFGSYGSKRMKDWQEIVRLYEKDSIYLAETAQIYVRNVNYEVPNVRKQMTKLEQQSDESLKRSIDLGKPETQLLNEHAALLQQIGVKGENLREEFTQVLSGLPEIYAKSIKKIGTLDQALDLYAATSGQTKQQCLPITRHLMEFGNTTVYQYIHKEPPLSVEEPPIKLNLSEEHDSRGNDNEIDFGDDNGGASSTISGEMIDFGELNLESGGESIDFGDGGEGGDIDWGIESSPAEAVEVNFDIPIEEYGIVVEGAGMDGGVAKGDQAYTILDSPNYRERFTDELYELEAFLRMRCYELKQVNTSSNIMFSLMESISTHDEESLRKMLSNIEDILSEISSQQTRHLFQLKHSPKYADLLASKLKQMIKAVEKIRITKQILKDRSVELKEQRLQLNPVLEKLVAQTKDLQVKIEHDISKRYKNRVVNLLGGV is encoded by the exons ATGAAT GAGGCCGACATACCCATAGATATACATACTCTCAAATTACAAGATTGGCTTGTAAGTCGGAGAATTGTTCCTAAAAATATTCAGGCCAATCTTAAAGAAATTCGTTCAAAGATAACAACGGCTTTAATGGACATGCCTTCGCAtgagaaattaattgaattattaaAGGGCACAA ACATAAACTACTACCATTGTAAGGAAATCATAGATATACTTAAGCAAACTGAAAAGGATACCAAAGGCCTCTTCGGTTCTTATGGCAGTAAACGTATGAAGGATTGGCAAGAAATCGTTCGTCTCTACGAAAAAGATAGTATATATTTGGCTGAAACTGCACAAATCTATGTGCGTAATGTAAACTATGAAGTACCCAATGTACGCAAACAAATGACCAAGCTAGAACAACAGAGCGATGAAAGTCTAAAACGAAGCATCGATTTGGGTAAACCAGAAACACAACTTCTAAATGAACATGCGGCTTTGCTGCAACAAATTGGTGTGAAAGGCGAAAATTTGAGGGAGGAATTCACCCAAGTTCTCTCTGGCTTACCAGAAATATATGCCAAGAGTATAAAGAAGATTGGTACATTGGATCAAGCTCTGGACTTGTATGCCGCCACAAGTGGACAAACGAAACAACAATGTTTACCCATTACCAGACATTTAATGGAATTCGGAAATACTACTGTCTATCAATACATTCACAAAGAGCCTCCATTGTCTGTGGAAGAACCCCCCATTAAATTGAATTTGAGCGAAGAGCATGATTCAAGGGGCAACGACAATGAAATCGATTTTGGAGATGATAATGGAGGAGCTTCTTCCACCATCTCGGGAGAAATGATAGATTTTGGTGAATTAAACTTGGAAAGTGGTGGAGAGTCAATAGATTTTGGCGATGGCGGTGAAGGAGGAGACATAGATTGGGGAATTGAAAGTTCACCCGCCGAAGCTGTTGAGGTAAATTTCGATATTCCCATAGAAGAATACGGTATTGTAGTAGAGGGAGCCGGTATGGATGGAGGAGTTGCCAAAGGCGATCAGGCTTATACGATCCTTGATTCTCCCAATTATCGCGAACGTTTTACAGATGAATTATATGAACTTGAAGCTTTCCTTCGTATGCGCTGCTATGAATTGAAACAAGTTAATACTAGCAGTAACATTATGTTCTCGCTTATGGAATCAATTTCTACACACGACGAGGAATCGCTGAGAAAAATGCTCTCAAATATTGAAGATATTTTATCTGAAATAAGTAGCCAGCAAACACGCCATCTCTTCCAATTGAAACATTCGCCTAAATACGCTGATCTATTGGCATCGAAGTTGAAGCAAATGATAAAGGCTGTAGAAAAGATACGCATTACCAAGCAAATTCTCAAGGACCGTTCAGTTGAATTGAAAGAACAACGTCTTCAATTAAATCCGGTGCTGGAGAAGTTGGTAGCACAAACAAAAGATCTACAAGTGAAAATTGAACACGATATATCGAAGCGATATAAGAATCGCGTGGTCAATCTATTGGGAGGTgtttag
- the LOC142238686 gene encoding CDK5RAP3 protein homolog isoform X2 yields the protein MQEADIPIDIHTLKLQDWLVSRRIVPKNIQANLKEIRSKITTALMDMPSHEKLIELLKGTNINYYHCKEIIDILKQTEKDTKGLFGSYGSKRMKDWQEIVRLYEKDSIYLAETAQIYVRNVNYEVPNVRKQMTKLEQQSDESLKRSIDLGKPETQLLNEHAALLQQIGVKGENLREEFTQVLSGLPEIYAKSIKKIGTLDQALDLYAATSGQTKQQCLPITRHLMEFGNTTVYQYIHKEPPLSVEEPPIKLNLSEEHDSRGNDNEIDFGDDNGGASSTISGEMIDFGELNLESGGESIDFGDGGEGGDIDWGIESSPAEAVEVNFDIPIEEYGIVVEGAGMDGGVAKGDQAYTILDSPNYRERFTDELYELEAFLRMRCYELKQVNTSSNIMFSLMESISTHDEESLRKMLSNIEDILSEISSQQTRHLFQLKHSPKYADLLASKLKQMIKAVEKIRITKQILKDRSVELKEQRLQLNPVLEKLVAQTKDLQVKIEHDISKRYKNRVVNLLGGV from the exons ATGCAGGAGGCCGACATACCCATAGATATACATACTCTCAAATTACAAGATTGGCTTGTAAGTCGGAGAATTGTTCCTAAAAATATTCAGGCCAATCTTAAAGAAATTCGTTCAAAGATAACAACGGCTTTAATGGACATGCCTTCGCAtgagaaattaattgaattattaaAGGGCACAA ACATAAACTACTACCATTGTAAGGAAATCATAGATATACTTAAGCAAACTGAAAAGGATACCAAAGGCCTCTTCGGTTCTTATGGCAGTAAACGTATGAAGGATTGGCAAGAAATCGTTCGTCTCTACGAAAAAGATAGTATATATTTGGCTGAAACTGCACAAATCTATGTGCGTAATGTAAACTATGAAGTACCCAATGTACGCAAACAAATGACCAAGCTAGAACAACAGAGCGATGAAAGTCTAAAACGAAGCATCGATTTGGGTAAACCAGAAACACAACTTCTAAATGAACATGCGGCTTTGCTGCAACAAATTGGTGTGAAAGGCGAAAATTTGAGGGAGGAATTCACCCAAGTTCTCTCTGGCTTACCAGAAATATATGCCAAGAGTATAAAGAAGATTGGTACATTGGATCAAGCTCTGGACTTGTATGCCGCCACAAGTGGACAAACGAAACAACAATGTTTACCCATTACCAGACATTTAATGGAATTCGGAAATACTACTGTCTATCAATACATTCACAAAGAGCCTCCATTGTCTGTGGAAGAACCCCCCATTAAATTGAATTTGAGCGAAGAGCATGATTCAAGGGGCAACGACAATGAAATCGATTTTGGAGATGATAATGGAGGAGCTTCTTCCACCATCTCGGGAGAAATGATAGATTTTGGTGAATTAAACTTGGAAAGTGGTGGAGAGTCAATAGATTTTGGCGATGGCGGTGAAGGAGGAGACATAGATTGGGGAATTGAAAGTTCACCCGCCGAAGCTGTTGAGGTAAATTTCGATATTCCCATAGAAGAATACGGTATTGTAGTAGAGGGAGCCGGTATGGATGGAGGAGTTGCCAAAGGCGATCAGGCTTATACGATCCTTGATTCTCCCAATTATCGCGAACGTTTTACAGATGAATTATATGAACTTGAAGCTTTCCTTCGTATGCGCTGCTATGAATTGAAACAAGTTAATACTAGCAGTAACATTATGTTCTCGCTTATGGAATCAATTTCTACACACGACGAGGAATCGCTGAGAAAAATGCTCTCAAATATTGAAGATATTTTATCTGAAATAAGTAGCCAGCAAACACGCCATCTCTTCCAATTGAAACATTCGCCTAAATACGCTGATCTATTGGCATCGAAGTTGAAGCAAATGATAAAGGCTGTAGAAAAGATACGCATTACCAAGCAAATTCTCAAGGACCGTTCAGTTGAATTGAAAGAACAACGTCTTCAATTAAATCCGGTGCTGGAGAAGTTGGTAGCACAAACAAAAGATCTACAAGTGAAAATTGAACACGATATATCGAAGCGATATAAGAATCGCGTGGTCAATCTATTGGGAGGTgtttag